The following are encoded in a window of Fusarium falciforme chromosome 11, complete sequence genomic DNA:
- a CDS encoding Phosphotransferase, producing MGKGFRAADGLTDQDLGTLVEAACLRAGLTANVHILLNDSGATLISQTYTHPSTRFGLILGTGVNVAGYLPTHLISKDKFGQRPEGWLEEAHSVIVNAELSMFGHGILPRTQ from the coding sequence ATGGGTAAAGGATTTCGAGCAGCCGACGGACTGACAGACCAAGACCTGGGCACTTTGGTCGAGGCGGCTTGTCTCCGTGCTGGTCTCACAGCAAACGTCCATATCCTCCTCAACGACAGCGGCGCGACTCTCATCTCGCAAACCTACACACACCCATCAACACGGTTTGGTCTGATACTTGGCACGGGAGTCAACGTCGCGGGATATCTCCCTACACACCTTATCAGCAAAGACAAGTTTGGCCAGAGACCAGAGGGATGGCTGGAGGAGGCCCACAGCGTCATCGTCAACGCTGAACTCAGCATGTTTGGCCACGGCATCTTGCCCAGGACACAATGA
- a CDS encoding Phosphotransferase, with the protein MVSGMYLGEIARLVLVDAIEATGLFGGATPKAFQQPYSLGTEVLSMIEENDFTMFETALAGSSAHTMTTPDRSFLRSLAGVISQRSAAIVAVSIHAMWELRQEALEEQTVAPYWTGKADLELEQTIVAFTGSVIESYPGYLDKCQRLVDDLVTDGSGDQVDRSRRVRFVPAKESSLLGAGVALAAAIEN; encoded by the exons ATGGTCAGCGGCATGTATCTGGGGGAGATTGCAAGGCTGGTTCTCGTCGACGCGATCGAGGCGACGGGTCTATTCGGCGGTGCTACCCCAAAAGCATTCCAACAGCCCTATTCTCTGGGCACTGAGGTACTATCCATGATAGAAGA AAATGACTTCACCATGTTCGAGACGGCCCTTGCGGGAAGCTCAGCGCATACAATGACAACACCCGACCGCTCGTTTCTGCGTTCTCTTGCCGGGGTAATCTCCCAGCGCTCCGCAGCGATAGTAGCAGTATCAATTCACGCAATGTGGGAGCTTCGGCAAGAGGCCCTGGAGGAACAAACCGTTGCCCCCTACTGGACAGGCAAGGCAGatctcgagcttgagcagaCGATTGTGGCATTTACAGGCAGCGTCATAGAGAGCTATCCCGGCTATTTAGACAAGTGCCAGCGGTTGGTGGATGACCTCGTAACTGATGGTAGCGGAGATCAAGTTGACAGGAGTCGGAGGGTTCGTTTCGTTCCCGCCAAGGAGAGCTCGCTCTTGGGAGCCGGCGTTGCATTGGCGGCAGCCATTGAGAATTAG
- a CDS encoding Haloacid dehalogenase-like hydrolase has translation MPGHPGCGTSVKVMFDGLLIDMDGTIVDSTSAVIKNWKVIAEEIGVKADVILRSSHGRRTMDVFEEIAPDKADWEHIKSIEGRLPRLFSHEAVEIQGARSVLSSLVENGAFWTIVTEGTVPLVTGWLSVLNLPQPVHLITAESVERGKPDPPCYLLGREHLCLREPFHRVLVVEDSPAGIRAGKLAGCKVLGLVTSHTLEQIAQAEPDWIVKDLESIKLKEQTGGKVMIEISNVLYV, from the exons ATGCCTGGTCACCCGGGCTGTGGCACGTCCGTCAAGGTCATGTTTGACGGCCTCCTGATCGACATGGACGGAACCATTGTCGACTCGACCTCAGCTGTGATTAAGAACTGGAAGGT GATCGCCGAGGAGATCGGTGTGAAGGCTGATGTGATTCTAAGGAGCTCCCATGGCCGTCGGACCATGGACGTCTTTGAGGAAATCGCTCCAGACAAGGCTGACTGGGAAC ACATCAAGAGCATAGAAGGCAGACTACCACGCCTGTTCAGTCATGAGGCTGTAGAAATCCAGGGGGCTCGTAGCGTCCTGTCTTCACTTGTCGAGAACGGTGCCTTCTGGACCATCGTCACCGAGGGCACTGTCCCGCTGGTTACGGGGTGGCTAAGCGTTCTGAATCTGCCGCAGCCGGTGCATCTCATCACTGCCGAGTCAGTTGAGCGTGGCAAACCTGATCCCCCCTGCTACCTCCTCGGCCGTGAGCATCTGTGTCTCCGAGAGCCCTTTCATAGGGTCCTTGTGGTTGAAGACAGTCCTGCTGGGATTCGGGCTGGCAAGTTGGCGGGCTGCAAGGTTCTTGGCCTCGTGACGAGCCATACTCTTGAGCAGATAGCTCAGGCCGAGCCCGATTGGATTGTGAAGGATTTGGAGAGCATAAAATTGAAAGAGCAGACTGGAGGCAAAGTGATGATTGAGATTTCGAATGTCCTCTATGTCTAG